The DNA sequence CTGGTACGTTCAGTTCGGTTTGGTCTTTTTTCTAGCTTTAGCATGAGGCCGTGAAGGAGAACTTGGTCAGCATATATTGTCTTTACATGTTAGAGGCTGCTTAATGATTTTGCACGCTAGAAGTTTTGGGCTAGGGTTGCTGAAAAATTTGACACCAGATGAACATACTTTTTGTGATCAGTGGAATCATGCTCGGGTTGTCTTAAGATATCCTGACAGTCtaggtgtaacgccccaatggaagacccaaaccacatggcctatattccaaaaggactagtcaatgatacaattgaagtcccattgaaatcttataaagagcaagaactgctcattttcaagcaatatggaatctcatacactacttacccttatccttatcatatgagatatTACAATCTCCCCcacttaaattcccgacgtcctcatcGGGTCAGTCCATCGTAGGTGACacggctcaagtctcacatttctgaAATgaataggctctgataccatttgtaatgccccaatggaagatcCAAACcgcatgacctatactccaaaaggactagtcaatgatataattggattcccattgaaaccttataaaaagcaagaaattctcattctcaagtaaCGTGTgatctcatacatcacctacccttatccttatcatatggggtatcacactaGGTGCATATGATCTTCATGGCTAAGCTACAGATTGGCTTAACCTTGGGAttcctgctctctctctctctctctctctccgagtCTCTAGCACACCTCATCATTTCTTTCTAACACAGTCTGCTACAGTCTTGACCTATAGGCATGAATTAGGAATGAACTACAACTTCATTAGTCCGGACTTGATTGTGGGATCATGCCTACAGGTGATCCTTCTTCTTAAATTTCACAATGTGAATAGATTCTGCCTTTTATCATAAGACTATATCATTTTTGCATCTTCCCACTGCTAATTGACAGACTCCTGAAGATGTTGACAAGCTTCGTAGTATTGGAGTGAAAACCATTTTTTGCTTGCAGCAAGATCCAGACTTGGAGTATCCAAAACAATTTTCTTGCTAAATTCCCATTTGAGCTtataattgttttctttatcttctttttacATGGGATGTTTATTGCTAAATTTGTAACGATCGAGTGCGAGGTAGCCTCTGGCAAGTTTGATTAAGCAAGAAAACATGCTTTGAATTCCTTCACTAGCGCATCCAGATATTTTGGGGTTGACATCAATGCCATTCGAGATTATGCTAAGACGTACGATGACATCACACACTTGCGTGCTGAGATAAGGTTAGTTGTGGCGAGATAGTAGTCATACCCATAATATGTTGATCGTCATTGTGCTGATATTTGCCTTCTTTTAGCTCAAAACTGATATTATTTGTTGAGCTGTCCAAAATGGATATAGTGCAATGTGCTGGCTTGGTgttaaaacatttattaaaGAACATGGATGATGACAAAATTTGCTAGATTGTTTAGTTTCTACACACATTACCAGAATAATTGATTATGTTAATTCATGCCCTGTATGTGTGTGCAACAGTGCATGTAGcaaattattactttttgaGCACTTTGTGTACATGTGTGTGCACATGCAAGCACATCTACAGTGGCCTAATGTTTGATGTGGCAGGGACTTTGATGCATTTGATTTACGGAAACGGCTTCCAGCTGTTGTTAGCAAATTAGACAAGGCCATAAATCGAAATGGAGGCGTAACATATATACATTGCACTGCTGGAATTGGAAGAGCTCCTGCAGTTGCTGTATGTCAGTTTCATTCCTTATTTATGATTTCATTCTGACCAGTTTTTCTTCTTCAGCTCTAGTCTCTATCATATTCTAGAATGATTGTTGATGTTAAGGGGTGCTTCTAACgttaaattttaaatactcACAATCATATTCATTAAGGGATACTCATATTAAATCATATTCATACTGGTCTATGATTGATTTTTCATTCCTAACATTCTGAAAAATGGTTTTGGATTTCAGTTGGCATACATGTTCTGGGTTCAGGACTATAGACTTGGTGAAGCTCACCAATTGCTGCTGGTAAATGCttctttatttgatttattttaaaatcttttgtgCATCTTTTAGCTGCAACAAACGTGTATGCACTTACGCCAAGAATATTACAAACTTTAAGTTAATAAGTTCAATTGCGGAAATCTGAAGGCATGAGAAGAAGTCTGTGCATGTTAGATTTAGTAACCAAACTCAACAACTTTTGAGTTGATGAAGgtttttattgagttattgaTGTCAGTAACTTCATTAATTATCCGGAAGTTTTCTGGACTTGTAAGTTCTGTATTATCAAAAAGACAATACCTTTTCAAGAATCTGATGTTAATTACTATTGAAGATTAATGATAAAAAGGGCCAAGGGTCAAAGGCCCATAGTCTATCTTCaccatgtttctgaaatatctCATTGTTTCTTACTTACAGAGCAAACGCTCATGCTCCCCAAACCTGGATGCTATAAAAAGTACGACTGCTGATATTGTGAGTCATGTTTCTTTTCTCATATATTATTGGGTGCAGTGGTAACCCTAAATCTTATTGTCTGGCTTTCTCCTCCCATATCTGGACGTTTTGCCTTGTCATTGTTCTTATCAAACAGCTCACTTGCTTTAGGTTGGATTTTCACTTGATACGGTTTTTTGCAGTGCTGGCCAAATGAATGCAAATCTTAAAGTAGATTCTGCACTattcattttcaataattttaaacatttttcttaattcaaatcttttatttttgcttgTGATGTTTACATGCTCATTCATCTTAAAAGCTTACAGGCCTCAGGAAGAAGCTTGTCACTCTGACGTGGGAAGATCTTAATTACTCAACAGTAGAGGTTTCTGGACTTGATATTGGATGGGGCCAGGTAATGATCATCTACTTACAATCAGCTTTGTGATTTCAACAGTTCTCTTGAATGCTTTATCAAAGCATTAAAAAATGACTCGTGTAGCTTGTCACTTGTGGCAATtgtaaaaatttggaaaatacaGAGTTTTCTCAACCTGTGAGTGACTCACACCTGGATGTCACTCTTTTAAGAACATGAAATGACATTTTGGCTCATTGCAATTACACGAAGGGCACTTATTGAGAGAATTGATGTATTTGCAAGACATTTTGGACTTTTAAGAAGTTAGATGAGTTGATGTCAGTTAATAGCTGACTTCTAGCCCAGCATGCATCAAATGGTGCTGGTGTCCTCCCAGTCTGGGCAACCGGTAAAGCTTATCTGGTATTAAGGTACAGATTTTCATTTATTCTGTCTAGCCAATAGGAAAGATAAATGGAGAAAGGTCTTGTACGAAGCCCTCAGGATGTGCATTGGACTCATCATCTGTTCCATGTTAAAGTTTGTAGGATTACAAATCCATGCTTTTTTTATTCATCCTTTTGTCTTGTGAACCTTTGCAGAGAATACCTTTGAAATTTGATGAGGAACAGGGTTTGTGGATTCTTAGGAGGGAATTGCCAGTAAGTGTGTTGCATTATGGACCTTATTTCTGTTCATATACAAGTGAAAACTTCCCAAGTCCTCATCTTTACGTTCTTGCCTTCTTGACTCAAATTTCTCATGTTGACAATTGTTGTGCTTTCTACTGACTAAGACTTCATTCATCAAACTTTACTgcttttccattttaatttcagatttttaggAAATAATGCTGTGATCATCCAGCAATACACATGTTTAACTTTAAGAATCAATAGCTATGGAATGACACCATTATGATATTGGtgcccaagaaaataaaagcacCTAGAATTGCACTTGTATTGTATCGGTTTAACCTCTGCCGATGTTGTATGTCTCTGATACACGCCCTTCGAAAGACACTATCTTTTTGTGAACAGATCGTGTTAATCATATTGGAGACTTCAatgaaacaaatatatttttatcatggaCACAAAAAGGTTCAGGATGCTTTCTGGAGATGTCACAAACTCATTCCTGGATACTCCAGAAAGGATCTCTTCTAGCTCTCAATATAAAATGCTGCACTGCACCGAACAGTTTCTAGGAATGGAAATCCATGTGAATGAGCAATAAATGTACTAACTAGTGCTTTATCAGGAAGGACGCTACGAGTACAAATACATCGTGGATGGTGAATGGACGTTCAATAAGCATGAGCTTGTAACCTCCGTCGACAAAGATGACCACATCAACAATTATGTTGAAGTAAGGTTCAAAATTTATAGCATGACacctaaaaagtaaaaaaagaaaaaaagagaaggagagaACGTTTTCTACCTCAAAGGGGGGAAAGTTAGTTATACAACAATAATCCCAATTGAGATCTCCTtgctcacattttttttttctgtcctGTGGGTTGCTAAGAGACCTTTTCCGTTGAAGGGAGTTGAAGTAATTGgtaatgaaaatataatgattgattACTTAGCTGTGGAAGtggattttcttttgtaaataaCCTCTTGTGTGAGAAAAGAAAGCGATGACTGTTGGCATATCAGGCAAAATTTAGTTGGTGGGTAATTTATGTTCAGTATTTTCTAGTTTGAGTTGATATTGATCCTTGGAGCTTATTCATGATCCAACCCTGGTAGGGCAGATTAGGTTTTGGACAGTCTTCATTCTCAAATCCCTGCATGATGCATGAGAAGTTAGTATAgtgctgctttttttttttttataagttagtatagtGCTTCTTCAGTAGTGCTCTCGGTTTCTCCCCATTGCAGGTTCTTGATGATAATCCAGATAGTCTTAGTGCAGTCCTGAGGAAGAGATTGACTGGTGATGATCCTGGTCTCACAAAGGATGAACGACTGAAAGTAAGACAGTTTCTTGAAGCTTTTCCTGATGATGAGCAGTAGATGGTGAAGGTAGATTCAAGTGGTCGGTATAACATAAATGTACGAATTGTTACTAATAACAGCATGAATACCCTCTgtctcacaataaataaaagtttgaagataatatattttagtaaatgAAAATAGCTTTGGGCATGTCATTTGTGTGCAGGGTGGAAGTATCTCTCGCAATCAAAGATTATCCTGTTAATGTTGTTTCATTAAAATATCGTAAGAGATATTtgattcgaaaaaaaaaaaggtcgatTTTCAGATTCaatattgtttattttctaAGCAAAACAAATggcacttaaaaaaaaaaaaaatcattttaagaaataaataattgcGTGGTAGTTGGTCTAAAtaatgaatttcatttttttttcttaaaaaaaaagatct is a window from the Juglans regia cultivar Chandler chromosome 7, Walnut 2.0, whole genome shotgun sequence genome containing:
- the LOC108980852 gene encoding phosphoglucan phosphatase DSP4, amyloplastic-like isoform X1 produces the protein MNCLQNLPSAPALPLQSFKSHQRNPYSLVNALGVMSSAGLQLRRSMALKAISGPTSSAEASGANLKEEKSEIYSNNMTEAMGAVLTYRHELGMNYNFISPDLIVGSCLQTPEDVDKLRSIGVKTIFCLQQDPDLEYFGVDINAIRDYAKTYDDITHLRAEIRDFDAFDLRKRLPAVVSKLDKAINRNGGVTYIHCTAGIGRAPAVALAYMFWVQDYRLGEAHQLLLSKRSCSPNLDAIKSTTADILTGLRKKLVTLTWEDLNYSTVEVSGLDIGWGQRIPLKFDEEQGLWILRRELPEGRYEYKYIVDGEWTFNKHELVTSVDKDDHINNYVEVLDDNPDSLSAVLRKRLTGDDPGLTKDERLKVRQFLEAFPDDEQ
- the LOC108980852 gene encoding phosphoglucan phosphatase DSP4, amyloplastic-like isoform X2; this translates as MNCLQNLPSAPALPLQSFKSHQRNPYSLVNALGVMSSAGLQLRRSMALKAISGPTSSAEASGANLKEEKSEIYSNNMTEAMGAVLTYRHELGMNYNFISPDLIVGSCLQTPEDVDKLRSIGVKTIFCLQQDPDLEYFGVDINAIRDYAKTYDDITHLRAEIRDFDAFDLRKRLPAVVSKLDKAINRNGGVTYIHCTAGIGRAPAVALAYMFWVQDYRLGEAHQLLLSKRSCSPNLDAIKSTTADILTGLRKKLVTLTWEDLNYSTVEVSGLDIGWGQRIPLKFDEEQGLWILRRELPVLDDNPDSLSAVLRKRLTGDDPGLTKDERLKVRQFLEAFPDDEQ